The Streptococcus mitis genome has a segment encoding these proteins:
- a CDS encoding RluA family pseudouridine synthase: protein MRFEFIADEHVKVKTFLKKHEVSKGLLAKIKFRGGAILVNDQPQNATYLLDIGDRVIIDIPAEEGFETLEAIERPLDILYEDDHFLVLNKPYGVASIPSVNHSNTVANFIKGYYVKQNYENQQVHIVTRLDRDTSGLMLFAKHGYAHARLDKQLQKKAIEKRYFALVKGDGRLESEGEIIAPIARDEDSIITRRVAKGGKYAHTSYKIVASYGNIHLVDIRLHTGRTHQIRVHFSHIGFPLLGDDLYGGSLDDGIQRQALHCHYLSFYHPFLEQDLQLDSPLPDDFSNLITQLSTNTL from the coding sequence ATGAGGTTTGAATTTATCGCAGATGAGCATGTCAAGGTTAAGACCTTCTTAAAAAAGCACGAGGTTTCTAAGGGGCTGCTGGCTAAGATTAAGTTTCGAGGTGGAGCTATACTGGTCAATGATCAACCACAAAATGCGACGTATCTATTGGATATTGGAGACCGAGTTATCATTGACATTCCTGCTGAGGAAGGTTTTGAAACTCTCGAAGCTATCGAGCGACCACTGGATATTCTCTATGAGGATGACCATTTTCTAGTCTTGAATAAACCCTATGGAGTGGCTTCTATTCCTAGTGTCAATCACTCTAATACCGTTGCCAATTTTATCAAGGGTTACTACGTCAAGCAAAACTATGAAAATCAGCAGGTTCACATTGTGACCAGACTTGATAGGGACACTTCTGGTTTGATGCTCTTTGCCAAGCACGGCTATGCCCATGCACGACTAGACAAGCAGTTGCAGAAGAAGGCCATTGAAAAACGCTACTTTGCTTTGGTTAAAGGCGATGGACGCTTGGAGTCAGAGGGGGAAATTATTGCTCCGATTGCGCGTGATGAAGATTCCATTATTACCAGACGTGTAGCTAAAGGTGGAAAGTATGCTCATACTTCTTACAAGATTGTAGCTTCTTATGGAAATATTCACTTGGTCGATATTCGTCTGCACACTGGGCGAACCCACCAAATCCGAGTCCATTTTTCTCATATCGGTTTTCCTCTGTTGGGAGATGATTTGTATGGTGGTAGCTTGGATGACGGCATCCAACGTCAGGCCCTTCATTGCCATTACCTATCCTTTTATCATCCATTTTTAGAGCAAGATTTGCAGTTAGATAGTCCCTTGCCGGATGATTTCAGCAACCTTATTACCCAGTTATCAACTAATACTCTATAA
- a CDS encoding GTP pyrophosphokinase, with translation MTLEWEEFLDPYIQAVGELKIKLRGIRKQYRKQNKHSPIEFVTGRVKPIESIKEKMARRGITYATLEHDLQDIAGLRVMVQFVDDVKEVVEILRKRQDMRIIQERDYITHRKASGYRSYHVVVEYTVDTINGAKTILAEIQIRTLAMNFWATIEHSLNYKYQGDFPEEIKKRLEITAKIAHQLDEEMGKIRDDIQEAQALFDPLSRKLNDGVGNSDDTDEEYR, from the coding sequence ATGACCTTAGAATGGGAAGAATTTCTAGATCCTTACATTCAAGCTGTTGGTGAGTTAAAGATTAAACTTCGTGGTATTCGTAAGCAATATCGTAAACAAAATAAGCATTCTCCAATTGAGTTTGTGACTGGTCGAGTTAAGCCAATTGAAAGTATCAAGGAAAAAATGGCTCGGCGTGGCATTACTTATGCGACCTTAGAGCACGATTTGCAAGATATTGCTGGTTTGCGTGTGATGGTTCAGTTTGTAGATGACGTTAAGGAAGTAGTGGAGATTTTGCGCAAACGTCAGGATATGCGGATCATACAGGAGCGAGATTACATTACTCATCGAAAAGCATCAGGCTACCGTTCCTATCACGTGGTAGTAGAATATACAGTTGATACCATCAATGGAGCCAAGACCATTTTGGCGGAAATTCAAATTCGTACCTTGGCCATGAATTTCTGGGCAACGATAGAACATTCTCTCAACTACAAGTACCAAGGGGATTTCCCAGAGGAAATTAAAAAGAGACTGGAAATTACTGCCAAAATTGCCCATCAGTTGGATGAAGAAATGGGTAAAATTCGAGATGATATCCAGGAAGCCCAGGCACTTTTTGATCCTTTGAGTAGAAAATTAAATGATGGTGTAGGAAACAGTGACGATACAGATGAAGAATACAGGTAA
- the radC gene encoding RadC family protein, producing MYSISFQEDSLLPRERLAQEGVEALSNQELLAILLRTGTRQASVFEIAQKVLNNLSSLTDLKKMTLQELQSLSGIGRVKAIELQAMIELGHRIHKHETLEMESILSSQKLAKKMQQELGDKKQEHLVALYLNTQNQIIHQQTIFIGSATRSIAEPREILHYAIKHMATSLILVHNHPSGAVAPSRNDDHVTKLVKEACDLMGIVLLDHLIVSHSSYFSYREKTDLI from the coding sequence ATGTACAGTATTTCATTCCAAGAAGATTCACTATTGCCAAGAGAAAGACTTGCCCAAGAAGGAGTGGAAGCGCTCAGTAACCAAGAGTTGCTAGCTATTTTACTCAGAACAGGAACACGTCAGGCCAGTGTTTTTGAAATTGCCCAGAAAGTCTTGAATAATCTTTCAAGCCTAACAGATTTGAAAAAAATGACACTGCAGGAATTGCAGAGTCTATCTGGTATCGGACGAGTTAAGGCAATAGAGTTACAAGCCATGATTGAACTGGGCCATCGTATTCATAAACACGAAACCCTTGAGATGGAAAGTATTCTCAGCAGTCAAAAGTTGGCCAAGAAGATGCAACAGGAATTGGGGGATAAAAAACAAGAGCACCTGGTGGCGCTCTATCTCAATACTCAAAATCAAATCATCCATCAACAGACCATTTTTATCGGTTCTGCCACTCGTAGTATTGCTGAACCGCGAGAGATTCTTCACTATGCTATCAAGCATATGGCGACTTCTCTCATCTTGGTTCATAATCATCCTTCAGGAGCGGTGGCACCTAGCCGAAATGATGATCATGTCACTAAACTTGTCAAAGAAGCCTGCGATCTGATGGGAATTGTCCTCTTGGACCATTTGATTGTCTCTCACTCCAGTTACTTTAGTTATCGAGAAAAGACAGATTTAATCTAA
- a CDS encoding gamma-glutamyl-gamma-aminobutyrate hydrolase family protein produces MKKPVIGITGNEKTHPDDDIMMSYAAKGFVEGVKDAGGIPIILPIGDQEMASHYISLIDKLILTGGQNVDPKFYGEPKTIDSDDYHLQRDIFELALIKEAINQKKPIFSVCRGTQLFNVAMGGTLYQDIEDHWQDCSAEYTTQRLMTEPNTVLREIYGEISHINSFHHQSIKDLAPNLKIAAHDPKDGIIEAVMSTDDVAFLGVQWHPEFLFENRPKDKNLFDYIVNEL; encoded by the coding sequence ATGAAAAAACCAGTTATTGGGATAACAGGAAACGAAAAAACTCATCCAGATGATGACATCATGATGAGTTACGCAGCAAAAGGCTTTGTTGAAGGCGTTAAAGACGCTGGAGGGATTCCCATCATCCTACCGATTGGTGATCAAGAAATGGCTAGCCACTATATTAGTTTGATTGACAAGCTCATCTTGACAGGTGGGCAAAATGTTGATCCAAAATTCTATGGTGAACCAAAAACCATCGATAGCGATGACTACCACCTTCAAAGGGATATCTTTGAACTGGCCCTCATCAAGGAAGCTATTAACCAGAAAAAGCCAATTTTTTCTGTCTGCCGTGGGACTCAACTCTTTAATGTTGCCATGGGTGGAACTTTGTATCAAGATATCGAAGACCACTGGCAAGATTGTTCTGCCGAGTACACAACTCAACGCTTGATGACAGAACCAAATACTGTTCTTCGAGAAATCTATGGAGAAATTTCCCATATCAACTCCTTCCACCACCAGAGCATCAAAGATTTAGCACCAAATTTAAAGATTGCGGCCCATGATCCTAAAGATGGTATCATTGAAGCTGTCATGAGTACGGATGATGTTGCCTTTCTCGGTGTCCAATGGCACCCAGAATTTCTTTTTGAAAATCGTCCCAAAGATAAAAACCTCTTTGACTATATCGTTAATGAACTTTAG
- a CDS encoding DUF1831 domain-containing protein: protein MAFEKTIQLKNCRYDYTLSPSVKKFTLKDNTFFETKIGNYELTRLLEKVPNSGEGFQLKIIINKELTGAKINITDKFGLRLVDIFKSEDHHIHQEKFYFLMDSLVERGVFTKSER, encoded by the coding sequence ATGGCATTTGAAAAAACCATTCAGTTAAAAAATTGTCGTTACGACTACACTCTTAGCCCTTCTGTTAAAAAATTCACCCTTAAGGATAACACCTTTTTTGAGACTAAGATTGGTAACTATGAATTGACTCGCCTTTTGGAAAAAGTTCCGAACAGCGGTGAGGGATTCCAACTCAAAATCATCATTAACAAGGAACTTACAGGGGCTAAAATCAATATCACTGACAAGTTTGGGCTACGTCTGGTTGATATTTTCAAATCAGAAGACCACCACATTCATCAGGAAAAATTCTATTTTCTCATGGATAGTTTAGTAGAGCGTGGTGTCTTTACAAAATCGGAAAGATAG
- the pta gene encoding phosphate acetyltransferase, producing the protein MEVFESLKANLVGKNARIVLPEGEEPRILQATKRLVKETEVIPVLLGNPEKIKIYLEIEGIEDGYEVIDPQHYDKFEEMVAALVERRKGKMSEEDARKVLVEDVNYFGVMLVYLGLVDGMVSGAIHSTASTVRPALQIIKTRPNVTRTSGAFLMVRGTERYLFGDCAININPDAEALAEIAINSAITAKMFGIEPKIAMLSYSTKGSGFGESVDKVVEATKIAHDLRPDLEIDGELQFDAAFVPETAALKAPGSTVAGQANVFIFPGIEAGNIGYKMAERLGGFAAVGPVLQGLNKPVNDLSRGCNADDVYKLTLITAAQAVHQ; encoded by the coding sequence ATGGAAGTTTTTGAAAGTCTCAAAGCCAACTTAGTTGGTAAAAATGCTCGTATCGTTCTCCCTGAAGGGGAAGAACCTCGTATTCTTCAAGCGACTAAACGCCTGGTAAAAGAAACAGAAGTAATTCCTGTTTTGCTTGGAAATCCTGAAAAAATTAAAATTTATCTTGAAATCGAAGGTATTGAGGATGGTTATGAAGTCATCGATCCTCAACACTACGATAAATTTGAAGAAATGGTAGCTGCCTTGGTAGAGCGTCGCAAGGGCAAAATGTCTGAAGAAGATGCACGCAAGGTTTTGGTAGAAGATGTCAACTATTTTGGTGTTATGTTAGTATACCTGGGCTTGGTTGATGGAATGGTGTCAGGTGCGATTCACTCAACTGCTTCAACAGTTCGCCCAGCTCTTCAAATCATCAAAACTCGTCCAAATGTTACTCGTACTTCAGGTGCCTTCCTCATGGTTCGTGGTACGGAACGTTACCTATTTGGTGACTGTGCCATCAACATCAATCCAGATGCAGAAGCCTTGGCTGAAATTGCCATCAACTCAGCAATTACAGCTAAGATGTTTGGCATCGAACCTAAAATTGCTATGCTAAGCTATTCTACTAAAGGTTCAGGATTTGGAGAAAGCGTTGATAAGGTTGTTGAAGCAACTAAAATTGCTCACGACTTGCGCCCTGACCTTGAAATCGATGGTGAGTTGCAATTTGATGCGGCCTTTGTTCCAGAAACTGCAGCTCTGAAAGCTCCTGGAAGTACGGTAGCTGGTCAAGCAAATGTCTTCATCTTCCCAGGTATCGAGGCAGGAAATATCGGTTACAAGATGGCTGAACGTCTTGGTGGTTTTGCGGCTGTTGGACCTGTTTTGCAAGGTTTGAACAAGCCAGTTAACGACCTTTCTCGTGGATGTAATGCAGATGATGTTTACAAGTTGACCCTTATCACAGCAGCCCAAGCAGTTCATCAATAA
- a CDS encoding cysteine desulfurase family protein: MIYLDNAATTPMSAVAISAMTKVMQETHGNPSSIHGHGRQAGKLLREARQELAKLLKTKPQHIFFTSGGTEGNNTAIIGYCLRHQEQGKHIITTAIEHHAVLETIDYLVQHFGFEATIIQPENQEITAQQIQNALRDDTILVSTMFANNETGNLLPIAEIGQILKQHPAAYHVDAVQAIGKIPIHPEELGIDFLTASAHKFHGPKGIGFLYASSMDFDSYLHGGDQEQKKRAGTENLAAIVGMIAALKEDLEKQEEHFQHVQNLETAFLAELEGVQYYLNRGEHHLPYVLNIGFPGQKNDLLLLRLDLSGISISTGSACTAGIVQSSHVLEAMYGANSERLKESVRISLSPQNTVEDLHTLAKTLKEIIGG; the protein is encoded by the coding sequence TTGATTTATTTGGACAATGCTGCAACGACTCCCATGTCAGCAGTTGCTATTTCAGCTATGACCAAGGTTATGCAAGAAACCCACGGAAACCCTTCTAGTATTCATGGTCATGGTCGTCAAGCTGGCAAACTCTTGCGAGAAGCTCGTCAGGAACTAGCCAAGTTACTGAAGACAAAACCTCAACATATCTTTTTCACTTCTGGTGGTACTGAAGGCAACAATACTGCTATCATTGGTTACTGCCTTCGTCACCAAGAGCAAGGAAAACATATCATCACAACTGCTATTGAGCACCATGCCGTCCTTGAAACTATTGATTACTTGGTTCAACACTTTGGGTTTGAAGCAACCATTATCCAACCAGAAAATCAAGAAATCACAGCCCAACAAATTCAAAATGCTTTACGTGATGATACAATTTTGGTTTCTACCATGTTTGCCAATAATGAGACAGGAAACCTACTTCCCATTGCTGAAATTGGCCAAATACTCAAGCAACACCCTGCTGCATATCATGTCGACGCAGTTCAAGCTATTGGTAAAATACCAATTCACCCCGAAGAATTGGGCATTGATTTTCTCACTGCTTCTGCCCATAAATTCCATGGTCCTAAGGGAATCGGCTTTCTCTACGCATCTAGCATGGATTTTGATTCCTATCTACATGGCGGAGACCAAGAACAGAAAAAACGTGCAGGGACTGAAAATCTGGCTGCCATCGTAGGTATGATAGCAGCCTTAAAAGAAGACCTAGAAAAGCAAGAAGAACATTTTCAACATGTACAAAATCTAGAAACTGCCTTTCTGGCAGAGCTAGAGGGAGTTCAGTATTACCTGAATAGAGGCGAACACCATCTCCCTTATGTTCTTAATATTGGATTTCCTGGCCAGAAAAATGACCTCTTACTCCTTCGTCTAGATTTGTCTGGAATTTCAATCTCTACTGGCTCAGCCTGTACAGCAGGCATAGTCCAATCCAGCCATGTTCTTGAAGCTATGTACGGAGCAAATTCAGAACGCTTGAAGGAATCCGTTCGTATCAGTTTGTCGCCACAAAATACTGTTGAAGACCTACATACCCTAGCAAAAACCTTAAAAGAAATTATCGGAGGTTAG
- a CDS encoding ribose-phosphate diphosphokinase has translation MSDRKNMKLFALNSNQEIAQKIADAVGIPLGKLSSRQFSDGEIQVNIEESVRGYDVYIIQSTSFPVNNHLMELLIMVDACVRASAHSINVVLPYFGYARQDRIASPREPLTAKLVANMLVKAGVDRILTLDLHAVQVQGFFDIPVDNLFTVPLFAKHYCDKGLLGSDVVVVSPKNSGVKRARSLAEYLDAPIAIIDYPQDDATRNEGYIIGDVEGKKAILIDDILNTGRTFSEAAKIVEREGATEIYAVSSHGLFVEGAAELLDNTNIKEILVTDSVATKEKTPKNVCYITASELIGDAIVRIHERKPVSPLFAYNKKK, from the coding sequence ATGTCAGATAGAAAAAATATGAAACTTTTCGCGCTCAACTCTAACCAAGAGATTGCACAAAAAATTGCGGATGCTGTCGGTATTCCACTTGGAAAACTGTCATCACGTCAATTTTCTGATGGAGAAATCCAAGTAAATATCGAAGAAAGTGTCCGTGGTTATGATGTTTACATCATCCAGTCTACAAGTTTCCCTGTTAACAACCACCTAATGGAATTGTTGATCATGGTCGACGCTTGTGTACGTGCAAGTGCCCACAGTATCAACGTTGTCCTTCCATATTTTGGCTATGCACGTCAAGACCGTATCGCTTCACCTCGTGAGCCACTTACAGCGAAACTAGTTGCCAATATGCTAGTTAAGGCTGGTGTCGATCGTATCCTTACGCTTGATTTGCATGCCGTTCAGGTTCAAGGCTTCTTTGACATCCCTGTCGATAACCTTTTCACAGTTCCCCTATTTGCAAAACATTATTGCGATAAGGGCCTACTCGGTTCAGATGTTGTCGTGGTTAGCCCTAAAAATTCAGGTGTAAAGCGTGCTCGTAGCTTAGCTGAATATCTTGATGCTCCTATCGCCATTATCGATTACCCTCAGGACGATGCAACTCGTAACGAAGGTTATATTATTGGTGATGTTGAAGGTAAGAAAGCCATCTTGATTGATGATATTCTTAATACAGGACGCACCTTCTCTGAAGCTGCTAAAATCGTTGAACGTGAAGGAGCCACAGAAATTTATGCTGTTTCTAGTCACGGTCTCTTCGTTGAGGGAGCTGCTGAACTTCTTGACAATACTAATATTAAAGAAATTCTTGTGACTGATTCAGTAGCAACAAAAGAAAAAACTCCTAAAAACGTATGCTACATCACTGCTAGTGAGTTAATTGGTGATGCCATCGTCCGTATCCACGAAAGAAAACCAGTCAGCCCACTCTTTGCCTACAACAAAAAGAAATAA
- a CDS encoding NAD kinase has protein sequence MKNTGKRIDLIANRKPQSQRVLYELRDRLKRNQFILNDTNPDIVISIGGDGMLLSAFHKYENQLDKVRFIGVHTGHLGFYTDYRDFELDKLVTNLQLDTGARVSYPVLNVKVFLENGEVKIFRALNEASIRRSDRTMVADVVINGVHFERFRGDGLTVSTPTGSTAYNKSLGGAVLHPTIEALQLTEIASLNNRVYRTLGSSIIVPKKDKIELIPTRNDYHTISVDNSVYSFRNIERIEYQIDHHKIHFVASPSHTSFWNRVKDAFIGEVDE, from the coding sequence ATGAAGAATACAGGTAAACGAATTGACCTGATAGCTAATAGAAAACCACAGAGTCAAAGGGTTTTGTATGAATTGCGAGATCGTTTGAAGAGAAATCAGTTTATACTCAATGATACCAATCCAGATATCGTTATTTCCATCGGTGGTGATGGTATGCTCTTGTCGGCCTTTCATAAGTACGAAAACCAGCTTGACAAGGTCCGCTTCATTGGTGTTCACACTGGACATTTGGGCTTCTATACGGACTACCGTGATTTTGAGTTGGACAAGCTAGTGACTAATTTGCAGCTAGATACCGGAGCAAGAGTCTCTTACCCTGTTCTGAATGTGAAGGTTTTTCTCGAAAATGGTGAAGTGAAGATTTTCAGAGCATTAAATGAAGCCAGCATCCGCAGGTCTGATCGAACCATGGTGGCGGATGTTGTGATTAACGGTGTCCACTTTGAACGTTTTCGTGGAGATGGGCTAACAGTTTCGACACCGACTGGTAGCACAGCCTATAACAAGTCGCTTGGTGGAGCTGTTTTACACCCAACCATTGAAGCTCTTCAGTTGACGGAAATTGCCAGCCTTAATAATCGTGTCTATCGAACCTTGGGTTCATCTATTATTGTTCCTAAGAAGGATAAGATTGAACTCATCCCAACGAGAAACGATTACCATACCATTTCGGTTGACAATAGCGTTTATTCCTTCCGCAATATTGAGCGAATTGAGTATCAAATCGACCATCATAAGATTCACTTTGTCGCATCACCTAGCCATACCAGTTTCTGGAACCGTGTTAAGGATGCTTTCATCGGCGAGGTGGACGAATGA
- a CDS encoding redox-sensing transcriptional repressor Rex: MKDKQSAIPKATAKRLSLYYRIFKRFHAEKIERANSKQIAEAIGIDSATVRRDFSYFGELGRRGFGYDVKKLMTFFADLLNDNSITNVMLVGIGNMGHALLHYRFHERNKMKIIMAFDLDDHPEVGTQTPDGIPIYGISQIKDKIKDADVKTAILTVPSVKSQEVANLLVDAGVKGILSFSPVHLHLPKDVVVQYVDLTSELQTLLYFMRKED; this comes from the coding sequence GTGAAAGATAAACAGTCTGCTATTCCAAAAGCTACAGCGAAAAGACTCTCTCTCTACTATCGAATTTTTAAGAGATTTCATGCAGAAAAGATTGAACGTGCCAACTCTAAGCAAATTGCAGAGGCCATTGGAATTGATTCAGCGACCGTACGTCGTGATTTTTCCTATTTTGGTGAACTGGGTCGTCGTGGCTTTGGCTACGATGTCAAAAAACTGATGACGTTTTTTGCCGATTTACTCAATGATAACTCCATCACCAATGTCATGCTGGTAGGTATTGGAAATATGGGCCATGCCCTTCTCCACTACCGCTTCCATGAGCGTAACAAGATGAAAATTATCATGGCCTTTGACCTAGATGACCATCCTGAAGTCGGTACCCAAACTCCTGATGGGATTCCTATTTACGGAATTTCTCAAATCAAGGATAAAATCAAGGATGCTGATGTGAAGACTGCTATCCTGACCGTTCCTAGCGTTAAGTCACAAGAGGTTGCTAATCTCTTGGTGGATGCTGGCGTAAAAGGAATTCTCAGTTTTTCACCAGTCCATCTGCATTTACCAAAAGACGTGGTCGTTCAGTATGTCGATTTGACAAGTGAACTCCAAACTCTCCTCTACTTCATGCGAAAAGAGGATTAG
- a CDS encoding DUF4649 family protein, producing MFELTYKDSYHVERTLKYEDYEALMLALSGCVTLPDTLYVTSLTFKGQEVYQGLVGDLYRFLSHADFLHQN from the coding sequence ATGTTTGAACTGACCTATAAGGACAGCTATCATGTAGAGCGCACTCTCAAGTATGAGGATTACGAGGCTCTCATGCTGGCTCTATCAGGATGTGTGACTCTGCCAGATACACTTTATGTAACTTCTTTGACCTTTAAAGGGCAGGAAGTTTACCAAGGTCTGGTCGGAGACCTCTACCGTTTTCTATCACATGCAGATTTTTTACATCAAAACTAA
- a CDS encoding CYTH domain-containing protein, whose amino-acid sequence MKHLEIELKTLLKKDEYNRLKDQFTGVTPVLQKNYYIDTPDFELREKKVAIRIRTFEDWAELTLKVPQSVGNMEYNQKLQLKDAENYLSKKELPQGLVLDKLAKHGIQSKKWQVLGCLTTLRYEMQTPIGLMALDESQYFDITDYELELEVENHEQGKQDFQQFLEKNQIAYQKAPSKLVRFVKSMKNS is encoded by the coding sequence ATGAAACATTTAGAAATTGAATTGAAAACACTATTGAAAAAAGATGAATATAATCGTCTAAAAGACCAGTTCACAGGTGTCACTCCTGTTCTTCAAAAAAATTACTACATCGACACGCCTGATTTTGAACTGCGAGAAAAGAAAGTTGCCATTCGCATTCGAACCTTTGAAGACTGGGCAGAATTGACACTCAAAGTCCCGCAAAGTGTTGGAAACATGGAATACAACCAAAAATTGCAACTAAAAGATGCTGAAAACTATCTGAGCAAGAAAGAACTACCTCAAGGGCTAGTATTAGATAAATTGGCGAAACATGGTATCCAAAGTAAAAAATGGCAGGTTCTTGGTTGTCTAACAACTCTTCGCTATGAAATGCAAACACCAATTGGCCTCATGGCACTGGATGAAAGTCAGTACTTTGATATTACAGATTACGAATTAGAGCTTGAGGTGGAAAATCACGAGCAAGGAAAGCAAGATTTCCAGCAATTTTTAGAGAAAAATCAGATTGCTTACCAAAAAGCTCCTTCAAAATTGGTTCGATTTGTCAAAAGCATGAAAAATAGCTGA